GTTTCTTCGGACACGGATGCAGACAACATCAGCCTCATGATCGACCGCGACGCCATCATGCAGATTCTGATGAACCTCGTCGACAACTCGCTCAAGTTCTCCAAGAACGCAGACTACAAGATGATCAACGTGGAACTGCGCATCAAGGGCACCGACATGTACCTCGCCGTGCGCGACTACGGTCCGGGCATTCCGCCTTCCGAAATGAAGAAAGTCTTCCAGGAATTCTATAGAGTCGAAAATGAAATGACCCGACAGACGAGTGGCACAGGCATCGGACTTTCGATGGTAAAGAAATTGTGCACTTTATGTAATATGAACATAGAATTGGAAAACGCTAACCCCGGTTTGCGCACAAAAATACACTTCCCAAGTCTGTCCATTTAAGTTTTCATTATGTATTTTTAGGGCGTTCCGTCAAGATGGCGGAAACCCCAAAAATCAAAGAGGCGCGGTATGACTCAGGACGACATCATCAAGAATCCGTTGGATTATGATCTTTCCATTGAAACCGTTGGCAAGGGTACGCTTAAGTCCCCGATGAACGGCGTTCCTTTCGTTTCGGAAAACGACAAGGTCAGCCTAACCACTGACGTCAATCTCATCTCTGAATACTTGGCGAAGGGCATCCCGGTACCCTCTCTCGAAGTGGCCGGCCCTCGACAGACAATTTTCCACGACCCCGCCTGGACACGTGCAGGTATCGTCACTTGCGGTGGCCTCTGCCCCGGTCTTAACAACGTGATCAAGGGCCTTGTACAAGTGCTCTGGTTCGACTACGGCGTGAGGAACATCTTCGGTATCCCGTACGGCTACCGCGGCCTGAACCCGAATTACGGTTACTCCCCCATCGTGCTGGACCCGGATGTGGTCGACGCCATCCAGGAAGACGGCGGTACGATTCTCGGTAGCTCCCGTGGCATGCAGGACCCGGCCATCATGGTCGATACGCTCATGCGTTTGAACATCAACGTGTTGTTCTGCATCGGCGGTGATGGTACGCTCCGCGGCGCACATGCCATTGCCGAAGAAGTCAAGAAGCGCAAACAGCCCATCTCGATTATCGGCATCCCGAAGACAATCGATAACGACTTGAACTTGATCGACAGGACGTTCGGTTTTGAAACCGCCGTGCTCAGCGCCACAGACGTAATTACCAGCGCTCACATCGAAGCTAACGGCGCATTCAATGGTCTTGGCCTCGTGAAGCTCATGGGTCGCGACTCCGGCTTTATCGCCGCGTATGCATCGCTTGCAACAACCGTCGTGAACATCTGCCTCGTTCCCGAAGTTCCCTTTACGCTTGACGGGCTCTTCAAGGCTCTCGAAAGCCGTTACGCCAGCGGCAAGACTCATGCCGTGATTGCCGTCGCCGAAGGCGCCGGACAGGAACTTTTCAAGAACCAGGAAGAACGCAGAGATGCAAGCGGTAACATTCTGAAGAACGATATCGGAGAATTCCTGACCCACAAGATTAAGGAACATTTCGATAGCGTCGGCAAGGAAATCAACATCAAGTACTTTGACCCGAGCTACACGGTGCGTAGCATCCCCGCCAAGGGCACAGACGCCATTTTCTGCTTCCAGCTCGCTGAAAACGCAGTACATGCAGGCATGGCAGGCAAGACGGACATGGTCGTTGGCAGCATGAACAACGTTTTCTCGCACGTGCCTATCGAATACGCCGTGAGCGAACGCAAGAAAATCAACCCCAACGGACCCCTTTGGCACGCCGTTCTCGGTATCACGCGCCAGCAGGACTATTTCTCCGGCAAGGGCAAACGCAGCAAGTAACCCTTTAAATAAGTTATCACCATGCTCAAAAAAGAAGAAAAAGTCATCATCCGTACCGCACTCATGGAATACCGCAATCTCTTGTTCAAGACATTCCATGGCACCGACGAAGAAAAGACTCGCATTGCCACGGTGAACAAGTTATTGCAGAACTGGAAAGTCTAAGCGTATTCATGAGGATTACGCGGAACATTGTTTTTGCATTGCTGCTTGCAATTAGTTTTGCAAGCGCAAACGAAGACTTGCACATAGCAGATTCCTGCTATGCGGCACGTGCTGTGCGCGCCAAGGGCGACAAGGCCGACGCAAAAAATGCAAAGATAATGAAGGAATCCTACAAGAAGGCGATGGAAGATTCCACCGTTTTGGAGGCCGCGACCGAAGGCTACGTGAAGACGCTGTACTTCTGCTTCAGATTCGTGCAGTTCGACGAGAAGAAGCGCCAGCTCCATTTGGACACGCTGATGGATGCTAGCAGAAGCGCCTACGAGAAGTTTCCACAGAACAAGGAGATTGCACACGTCTACGCCTCGACGCTCTCGATGTGGGGCTCGGAACGCAACGTACTTTCTTCGCTCAAGGAAGGCATTGCAGGCAAAGTACGCGATGTCGCGACTGCGGCAGAAGACTGGCAGATACTCGGGCGTGCACACTTTGTGCTGCCTTACGTGCCGTTTTTGCTTTCGTGGCCCGACGAAAAGCTTGCAGACAAATACCTGAACATGGCTCTCGAACAAAATCGCAAGGACATTTACAACTACTACTTCCTTGCTGACTTGCGCTATGACCAAGGCCGTTATGACGATGCGATGGAATTTATCGTACAAGGTCTCGATGCAGGCGTGCGCCCCGGATATATTCTTGAAGACAAACGCGCCCGCTGGCATTTGAAAGAGCTCTGGAAGAAAATCGATTACAAGCACAGGGACAAGCTCTCGCCAAAACACCAAGAAGACGGCGAGAACATCCGAAAATCGATTGAAGCGCTGAAAGCCGGAAATAAAAAGAAGAAATAATGGAGATTCCCGCGTTCGCGGGAATGACACATAAACAAAAAGCGGACTTTGAAAGTCCGCTTTTTTGCGTACCGACCCCGGAACAAGTCCGGGGAGACAAATGCAGGGCGCGAGAGCCTCGCGCTTTCCCAATTGCTTATGCTTAAGCCTGAGCTTGCACAGCAGTCAAAGCAATCGTGTAAACGATGTCTTCGACGAGGGCGCCGCGGGAAAGGTCGTTCACCGGCTTGGCCAAGCCCTGGAGCATCGGGCCGATAGCGATTGTGCCGTGAGCAGAGCGCTGCACAGCCTTGTAACCGATGTTACCAGCAGAGAGGTCCGGGAACACGAACACGGTTGCCTTGCCAGCGACCGGGCTGTTCGGGGCCTTGAGGGCACCAACGCTCGGGACTGTTGCGGCATCGTACTGGAGCGGGCCATCGATGAGCATTTCCGGGCGGGCAGCCTTTGCAGCGGCAGTAGCGGCCACGACGAGGTCTGCATCCGGACCCTTGCCCGAATTGATGGTGCTGTAAGAAAGCATAGCAACGCGGCTCGGGAGGCCGAAAGCCTTTGCCGTGTCATCGCACTGAAGAGCGATATCGGCGAGTTCTTCGGCAAGCGGGTTCAGGTTGATAGCGCAGTCACCGTAGATGTAAGTCTTGTCCTTCATGCACATGAAGAACACAGAGCTCACAGACTTGACACCCGGAGCGGTACGGATAATCTGGAGAGCCGGGCGGAGCGTATCAGCCGTGGAGTGGATAGCGCCAGAAACGAGGCCATCGACTTCACCGAACTTGAGCATCATCGTAGCAAGCATTACGTTGTCTTTAAGAGCAGCGCGTGCAGATTCCGGAGTCATGCCCTTGGCCTTGCGGAGTTCCACGAGAGTCGGCACATACTTTTCAGCAAGTTCTGCGCTCGGTTCGATAATTTCGATGTTAGCCGGGAGCTTCACGCCAACAGACTTTGCGGTAGCTTCGATATCAGCCTTCTTGCCGATGAGGACCGGCACGGCGATGTTGCGTTCGACAGCGAGGCAGGCTGCCTGCACGGTACGCGGTTCAGAACCTTCCGGGAGCACGATGCGCTTCACGCACTTGGATGCCTTGGAAAGGAGGCTTGCGCGGAACATGGCCTGGCTTACGCGACGTTCAGCTGCCGGAGCGGCGAGGTCGCCAGCAACGCACTTTTCGCAGCGGAGCAAGCGCTTCGGGCAGAAGAGTTCGGCATCTTCGCCATCGGCAAAAATCTTTGCATCGAGGGCGGAAGCGAGGTCGTCGTTGAACTTGTGAGCAATGACATCGTTCATGCCCGTTGCACCAGCGACGACAACAGCGTCGACATCGTCAAAATCCTGCTTGAGGAAATCGGCGCAAATCTTTTCCATGAGCACGGCAGACTTGCCGGCCTTGATTTCAGCAACGCTATCGGCAGCATTGAAAACTTCGAGCGGCTTATAGACTGTAGCAATGAGGCCCGCCTTGGTAACGGCGTCGACAAGTTCCTGGACTTTGGCTTCCATGTTGGAGGCAGCCGTGGCAACTAGGTAAACACGATTCATTTTAATCTCCAATTTTGAATTTACGAGTGTAAAGGTAGGATTTTTTAGATCGATAGACAGGAGGTGCCCGCTCGGAGGCGGGCATGACAAGCTTCAAAAAACATTTCCACACAACCAATGACTATTGACCAACAACTAATGACTAACAGCCAATATGTTTATTTTGGTTTACAATGCCAAAATCTTTCACAAATTAGCGCATTTTCCGATGTAATATTTCCATAAACTCTATTGACAACATAATTTTATTGTTATCTTTGGCGTTGAAAGTGTATGGGAAAACACTGTGGGATAGGGGAATAAATACTTAGGAGTCACGGATGAGGATCAGTGGGCTTTTATACAGGGTTTTGGTGTGTTTGGCGATTTTCAGTGCCTACGCATTTGCGCAGACGGTTGCTGTCGCACACATCATTTACGAGGGCAACGTCTTGTACTATGCCGACAACGAAAGCAATTTCGTGTACAAGGCCGTTGAGAAAAATTCCGATGGCACTTTCACCATCGAATTCACTAACGAACGTCTTGCTAACGGCAAGAAAGATGTTCGTCGGCTACAGTTTGGAGTAGGCTGTAACGGCAACACATGCCATACGGACTTGAGTCCAAACAATAAGCCATTACTGGGCGAGCTTTTCCCGGGGTACAAGGAAAACGTCACAGACGCTGCAAATATCGAAAAGCAGGAAGTCTGGATTGTCATCAATGAAGACAAGACGTTGACGATTTCCGACACTAAACCGGTGGTCGCGGTCAAGCCTAAAAAGCATATCCGCTTTTTGACGCCGTGGACAAACACGAACGCCATCATGTTCTTGAACGACAGCGAGAACTACATGCACGCCGTGGGTTCCCCTTACTGCGGCTGGTTCGAGGCCGAGGTTTCAAAGCCTTCTACCGCAAACGTCTACTTCAAGCAGACAATCGGTTCGACATTTGTCGGGTCCGACGGCACGACCGAAGACGAAACAACTGTCACGCCAATCAATCTGGATTCCGCCATTGCACTCAGCGATACCATCTGGGTAGTCGCTTACCAGTACGGCGCTCCCGAAGTTCATACAAACTATCCAGGCATCCTTGGCGAATGCCTCCCGAAGATTCTCCCGGTCATGATGTTTGACTGGTACGACGGATCCATGAACTCCGAT
This genomic stretch from Fibrobacter sp. UWB2 harbors:
- a CDS encoding ATP-dependent 6-phosphofructokinase encodes the protein MTQDDIIKNPLDYDLSIETVGKGTLKSPMNGVPFVSENDKVSLTTDVNLISEYLAKGIPVPSLEVAGPRQTIFHDPAWTRAGIVTCGGLCPGLNNVIKGLVQVLWFDYGVRNIFGIPYGYRGLNPNYGYSPIVLDPDVVDAIQEDGGTILGSSRGMQDPAIMVDTLMRLNINVLFCIGGDGTLRGAHAIAEEVKKRKQPISIIGIPKTIDNDLNLIDRTFGFETAVLSATDVITSAHIEANGAFNGLGLVKLMGRDSGFIAAYASLATTVVNICLVPEVPFTLDGLFKALESRYASGKTHAVIAVAEGAGQELFKNQEERRDASGNILKNDIGEFLTHKIKEHFDSVGKEINIKYFDPSYTVRSIPAKGTDAIFCFQLAENAVHAGMAGKTDMVVGSMNNVFSHVPIEYAVSERKKINPNGPLWHAVLGITRQQDYFSGKGKRSK
- the pta gene encoding phosphate acetyltransferase; its protein translation is MNRVYLVATAASNMEAKVQELVDAVTKAGLIATVYKPLEVFNAADSVAEIKAGKSAVLMEKICADFLKQDFDDVDAVVVAGATGMNDVIAHKFNDDLASALDAKIFADGEDAELFCPKRLLRCEKCVAGDLAAPAAERRVSQAMFRASLLSKASKCVKRIVLPEGSEPRTVQAACLAVERNIAVPVLIGKKADIEATAKSVGVKLPANIEIIEPSAELAEKYVPTLVELRKAKGMTPESARAALKDNVMLATMMLKFGEVDGLVSGAIHSTADTLRPALQIIRTAPGVKSVSSVFFMCMKDKTYIYGDCAINLNPLAEELADIALQCDDTAKAFGLPSRVAMLSYSTINSGKGPDADLVVAATAAAKAARPEMLIDGPLQYDAATVPSVGALKAPNSPVAGKATVFVFPDLSAGNIGYKAVQRSAHGTIAIGPMLQGLAKPVNDLSRGALVEDIVYTIALTAVQAQA